Proteins encoded in a region of the Bubalus bubalis isolate 160015118507 breed Murrah chromosome 9, NDDB_SH_1, whole genome shotgun sequence genome:
- the CXCL14 gene encoding C-X-C motif chemokine 14 isoform X1: MRLLTAALLLLLLALCAARVDGSKCKCSRKGPKIRYSDVKKLEMKPKYPHCEEKMVIITTKSMSRYRGQEHCLHPKLQSTKRFIKWYNAWNEKRRHHCTSELYKRLGGTGNLVETFHNSIAPFLVPEASAQKSWRLVTGATSSPGLTAGHSLGGIRQRPQSQGKPEQISLHLLFDELKFGCQRNMLHPCG; this comes from the exons ATGAGGCTCCTGACCGCCGCgctgctcctgctgctcctgGCGCTGTGCGCCGCGCGCGTGGACG GGTCCAAATGCAAGTGCTCCCGAAAGGGACCCAAGATCCGCTACAGCGACGTGAAGAAGCTGGAAATGAAGCCAAAGTACCCGCACTGCGAGGAGAAGATGGTTAT CATCACCACCAAGAGCATGTCCAGGTACCGGGGTCAGGAGCACTGCCTGCACCCCAAGCTGCAGAGCACCAAGCGGTTCATCAAATGGTACAACGCCTGGAACGAGAAGCGCAG ACATCACTGTACATCTGAGCTTTATAAGCGCCTGGGAGGAACAGGGAACTTGGTTGAGACATTTCATAACAGCATCGCTCCCTTCCTAGTGCCGGAAGCTTCCGCTCAGAAGTCCTGGCGCCTCGTCACAGGGGCCACGAGCTCTCCTGGGCTCACAGCCGGTCACAGCCTTGGGGGGATTCGGCAGCGGCCCCAGTCACAGGGCAAGCCAGAGCAGATTTCTCTGCATCTGCTCTTTGACGAACTCAAGTTTGGCTGTCAGAGAAATATGCTTCATCCCTGCGGTTAA
- the CXCL14 gene encoding C-X-C motif chemokine 14 isoform X2 — translation MRLLTAALLLLLLALCAARVDGSKCKCSRKGPKIRYSDVKKLEMKPKYPHCEEKMVIITTKSMSRYRGQEHCLHPKLQSTKRFIKWYNAWNEKRRVYEE, via the exons ATGAGGCTCCTGACCGCCGCgctgctcctgctgctcctgGCGCTGTGCGCCGCGCGCGTGGACG GGTCCAAATGCAAGTGCTCCCGAAAGGGACCCAAGATCCGCTACAGCGACGTGAAGAAGCTGGAAATGAAGCCAAAGTACCCGCACTGCGAGGAGAAGATGGTTAT CATCACCACCAAGAGCATGTCCAGGTACCGGGGTCAGGAGCACTGCCTGCACCCCAAGCTGCAGAGCACCAAGCGGTTCATCAAATGGTACAACGCCTGGAACGAGAAGCGCAG GGTCTATGAAGAATAG